Within Desulfovibrio legallii, the genomic segment GTCTACATCAATCGCCAATGGTGCAAAGGCTGCGGCATCTGCGTGGCCTTTTGTCCCAAGAAGGCGCTGTCTCTGGATGACGCGGGCAAGGCCTGCCATGATCCTGAGCTGTGCGTGGAGTGTGGCATGTGCGAACAGTACTGTCCCGACCTGGCCGTGACGGTGGAAAAAACCGCCAGGGCAAGCAAGGCCGGCAACGGCAAGGAGGCCGCATGAGCGAGGGCGAAATCCGTTTCGTGCAGGGCAACGAGGCCTGTGTGCGCGGCGCTCTGTATGCCGGGGTGCGTTTTTTTGCGGGCTACCCCATCACCCCATCCACCGAGGTGGCCGAGCACCTGGCGGAGCAGCTGCCCCGCGTGGGCGGCAAGTTTGTGCAGATGGAGGATGAAATCGCCTCCATGTGCGCGGTGTGCGGGGCTTCCCTGGCCGGGTCCAAGGCCATGACCGCCACCAGCGGGCCGGGCTTTTCCCTCAAGCAGGAGGCCATCGGCTATGCGGTCATGGCCGAGATTCCCTGCGTGGTGGTCAACGTGCAGCGCGGCGGGCCTTCCACAGGCCTGCCCACCAAGGTGGCCCAGGGCGACGTGAACCAAGCCCGCTGGGGCACCCACGGCGACCACGCCATCATCGTGCTCACGGCGTCCACCATTCAGGACGTGTTCAGCATCACGGTGGAGGCCTTCAACCTGGCCGAAACCTACCGCACGCCGGTCATCCTGCTGTTTGACGAGGTGGTGGGCCACATGCGCGAAAAGCTCTTCATCCCGCCGGCGGGCGAGCTGCCCGTGGTGGAGCGCCTGCGTACGGACGTGGCCGCGGGGGTCAACTACCACCCCTACCTGCCGCGCGAGGACGGCCGCCTGCCCATGTCGGACTTCGGCGGCGTGCACCGCTACAACGTCACGGGCCTGTTCCACGACATCTGGGGCTTCCCCACGGAGAATCCGGAACAGGTCAGCAAGCTGGCCTACCACCTGGTGGACAAGATCGAAAACCGCGCCCACCTGCTGGCCCGCTGGAAGGAATTCTACCTGGAGGATGCGGAGCACATCATCATCTCCTACGGCTCCTCGGCGCGCAGCGCGCGGCACCTGGTGGAGACCCGCCGCGCCAAGGGCGACCGCATCGGCCTGCTGGAGCTGCAGACCCTCTGGCCCTTCCCGGCCCAGCTGGTGCGGGAAAAAACCGCCCACGCCCGCAACATTTTTGTGGTGGAGATGAACATGGGCCAGGTCACCACCCAGGTGAAGCAGGTGGTGCAGAAGCCGGACCGCGTGTTCCTGGTCAACCGCATGGACGGCATCATGGTCACGCCCACGGATATCGGCAAAGTCATGCGGGTTATTGAAGGAAGGGGGTTCTGAGATGAGCGTGCAGAATATCCGGGAGCGGTTCTTCCCCCACATCTGGTGTCCCGGCTGCGGCCACGGCACCATCCTTAACAACCTGCTGCACACCGTGCAGGAACTGCAGATAGATCCCTCCAACATGTGCATGGTTTCGGGCATCGGCTGCTCGGCGCGCATTTCCGGCTATGTGGATTTTCACAGCATGCACACCCTGCACGGCCGGGCCCTGGCCTGCGCCACGGGCATCAAGCTGACCCGGCCGGAGCTCAACGTGGTGGTGCCCATGGGCGACGGCGACGCCATGGCCATTGGCGGCAACCACTTTATCCACGCCTGCCGCCGCAATATCGACATGGTGGCCATCATCATGAACAACCGCATCTACGGCATGACCGGCGGGCAGTACTCGCCCCTTTCCGGCGAGGGCATCCTGGCCACCACCGCGCCCTACCACAGCATTGACCACGCCTTTGACACGGTGAAGCTGGCTACTGGCGCGGGGGCCTCCTTTGTGGCCCGCACCACTACCTTCCACGTCAAGGAGATCGTGAGCCTGCTCAAAAAGGCCTTTGCCCACAAGGGCTTCGCCGTGGTGGAAATCCTCACCCAGTGCCCCACCTACTTCGGGCGCAAGAACAAGATGGGCGGGGCCGTGCAGATGCTGGAATGGTACCGCGACAATACCGCCCCCCTGGGCTCCAAAAAGCTGGAGGAGAACCCCAACCTCATTCCCCGCGGCGTGTTCGTGGACGAACAGCGCCCCGAATACTGCGAGGAATACGCCAAAATCATCGCCAAGGCCCACAAGGAGTAGCCCCATGGAAAGATACCGTTTTCTTCTCTCCGGCTCCGGGGGCCAGGGCATCATCACCATGGCCATCCTGCTGGCCGAAGCGGCGGCCCTGTACGAAGGGCTGGTGGCCGTGCAGTCCCAGTCCTACGGCCCGGAAGCCCGCGGCGGGGCCACCCGCTCGGACGTGATTATCGCGGACAGCGAGATCTTCTTCCCCAAGGTCAACCAGCCCAACGTGCTGGTGGCCCTTACCGACGAATCCGCCGCCAAGTACCTGCCGCTTATCCGGCCCGGCGGCATGTGCCTTTACGACAGCGACCTGGTGCACCCCTCGGCCCGCATCGACGCCCGGCGCGTGGGCCTGCCCCTGTTCCACGCCGTAAAGGAAGCCTTTAACGGCAAAACCCAGGCCTTCAACATCTGCGTGCTGGGGGCCCTGGCTACCCTGACCAAGGCCGTGCGCCTGGAATCCCTGGAAAAAGCCCTGGCCGACCGCTTTGCTCCGGCCTTCCACGAAAGCAACAAAAAAGCCCTCCACCTGGGCGCGCAGATGGCCGCGGCCGCGCCTTCGGCCCAGGCGTAAGGGGAAACTGCCTCCGGCGGCCAGGGGGGCACGCCCCCCTGGACCCCCTTTTCACCGCTCCTGGTCCCACAAGGCTTGTTTCAGGGTACGCCCAGCGCGTTTCCTGAGAGAATAAAAGTTTTTGGGGGTGGGGGCGTGGGGGAGGAGACCCTTTTTCAAAAGGGTCCCTCCCCCACAAAAAAACAACAAAATAACAACATAACAAAGGCTTATCCATGAATATTCACGAATACCAGGCAAAGGGCCTGCTGGGCCAGTTCGGCGTGCCCGTGCCCGCGGGAGCGCTGGCGGCCACGGCGGCCGAGGCCCGCGCCGCGGCGGCAGGCCTGCCGGGCCCGGTGTGGGTGGTCAAGGCGCAGATCCACGCGGGCGGCCGGGGCAAAGGCGGCGGCGTGCAGGTCTGCAAGAATCTGGACGCAGTGGAGGCCGCGGCCGGGCACATCATCGGCATGCAGCTCATCACGCACCAGACCGGGCCGGAAGGTAAGAAGGTGCACAAGGTCTGGGTGGAGCAGGGCACGGAGATTGCCCGCGAGCTCTACCTGGCCGTGGTGCTGGACCGGGGCGCGCAGCGCCTGACGGTCATGGCCTCGCCCGACGGCGGCATGGACATTGAAGACGTGGCCGCGCGCACGCCGGAGCGCATTTTTACCACCAGGCTGGACGGCGGGCACCACATCTGGCCGTACCAGGCGCGGCAGCTCTTCTTTGGCTGCGGGCTCACGCCGGAGCAGGTGGGCAAGGGCGCGGCCCTGGTGCAGAACCTGGTGCGCCTGGCCGTGGAAAAGGACGCCGTGCTGGTGGAGATCAATCCCCTGGCCGTGACCACGGCGGGGGACATTGTGGCCCTGGACGCCAAGATGGATTTTGACGAAAGCGCCCTCAAACGCCACCCGGACGTGGCCGCCATGGACGACCCAGAGGAAGGCGACCCCCTGGAGCGCAAGGCGCGGGAGCTGGGCGTGAACTATGTGCGCCTCTCCGGCTATGTGGGCACCATGGTCAACGGCGCGGGCCTGGCCATGGCCACTATGGACGCCATCAAGCAGGCCGGGGCGGCGCCCGCCAACTTTCTGGACGCGGGCGGCGGGGCCAACGAGCAGATGGTGGCCGCGGGCTTTGAAGTCATGCTCTCCGATCCGCATGTGCGGGGCATCCTGATCAATATTTTCGGCGGCATATTGCGCTGCGACATCGTGGCCCAGGGCGTGGTCAACGCGGCCCGCAAGGTGGACCTGCGCCTGCCCCTGGTGGTGCGGCTGGAAGGCACCAATGTGGAAGAAGGCCGGCGCA encodes:
- a CDS encoding 2-oxoacid:acceptor oxidoreductase subunit alpha; translation: MSEGEIRFVQGNEACVRGALYAGVRFFAGYPITPSTEVAEHLAEQLPRVGGKFVQMEDEIASMCAVCGASLAGSKAMTATSGPGFSLKQEAIGYAVMAEIPCVVVNVQRGGPSTGLPTKVAQGDVNQARWGTHGDHAIIVLTASTIQDVFSITVEAFNLAETYRTPVILLFDEVVGHMREKLFIPPAGELPVVERLRTDVAAGVNYHPYLPREDGRLPMSDFGGVHRYNVTGLFHDIWGFPTENPEQVSKLAYHLVDKIENRAHLLARWKEFYLEDAEHIIISYGSSARSARHLVETRRAKGDRIGLLELQTLWPFPAQLVREKTAHARNIFVVEMNMGQVTTQVKQVVQKPDRVFLVNRMDGIMVTPTDIGKVMRVIEGRGF
- a CDS encoding 2-oxoacid:acceptor oxidoreductase family protein, with product MERYRFLLSGSGGQGIITMAILLAEAAALYEGLVAVQSQSYGPEARGGATRSDVIIADSEIFFPKVNQPNVLVALTDESAAKYLPLIRPGGMCLYDSDLVHPSARIDARRVGLPLFHAVKEAFNGKTQAFNICVLGALATLTKAVRLESLEKALADRFAPAFHESNKKALHLGAQMAAAAPSAQA
- the sucC gene encoding ADP-forming succinate--CoA ligase subunit beta, with the protein product MNIHEYQAKGLLGQFGVPVPAGALAATAAEARAAAAGLPGPVWVVKAQIHAGGRGKGGGVQVCKNLDAVEAAAGHIIGMQLITHQTGPEGKKVHKVWVEQGTEIARELYLAVVLDRGAQRLTVMASPDGGMDIEDVAARTPERIFTTRLDGGHHIWPYQARQLFFGCGLTPEQVGKGAALVQNLVRLAVEKDAVLVEINPLAVTTAGDIVALDAKMDFDESALKRHPDVAAMDDPEEGDPLERKARELGVNYVRLSGYVGTMVNGAGLAMATMDAIKQAGAAPANFLDAGGGANEQMVAAGFEVMLSDPHVRGILINIFGGILRCDIVAQGVVNAARKVDLRLPLVVRLEGTNVEEGRRILRESGLNFETAASMSEAAHKIAALTAGGAA
- a CDS encoding indolepyruvate ferredoxin oxidoreductase subunit alpha produces the protein VYINRQWCKGCGICVAFCPKKALSLDDAGKACHDPELCVECGMCEQYCPDLAVTVEKTARASKAGNGKEAA
- a CDS encoding 2-oxoacid:ferredoxin oxidoreductase subunit beta, coding for MSVQNIRERFFPHIWCPGCGHGTILNNLLHTVQELQIDPSNMCMVSGIGCSARISGYVDFHSMHTLHGRALACATGIKLTRPELNVVVPMGDGDAMAIGGNHFIHACRRNIDMVAIIMNNRIYGMTGGQYSPLSGEGILATTAPYHSIDHAFDTVKLATGAGASFVARTTTFHVKEIVSLLKKAFAHKGFAVVEILTQCPTYFGRKNKMGGAVQMLEWYRDNTAPLGSKKLEENPNLIPRGVFVDEQRPEYCEEYAKIIAKAHKE